One Cryptosporangium aurantiacum DNA window includes the following coding sequences:
- a CDS encoding nucleoside hydrolase — translation MGRPVYLDCDTGIDDSLAIAYLMAHPDVDLVGVGTSFGNIDAHRAARNTLDLLALGGHDHVPVAIGAEKPLSGAWNGGPAHIHGANGVGDVELPRAGREPQTDESAADLLVRMAHEHEGELRVLAIGPLTNLARALDVETALPYLVESVVVMGGAARVPGNVTPVAEANIFNDPDAADRVLSADWPLTLIPLDVTMEHLIEESDRATLLAADEPLPRALGQMLDVYYEFYVATYGRRCAPLHDPLAAAVAAVGATPVMAPTVQVVVDATDGPGRGQTICDLRGERVGYPVQPTARVRLVLTLDAPFGPHLIERLTSA, via the coding sequence ATGGGCCGCCCGGTCTACCTGGACTGCGACACCGGCATCGACGACTCGCTCGCGATCGCCTACCTGATGGCCCACCCGGATGTCGACCTGGTCGGCGTCGGCACCAGTTTCGGCAACATCGACGCGCACCGCGCCGCGCGCAACACGCTCGACCTGCTGGCGCTCGGCGGTCACGACCACGTCCCGGTGGCGATCGGGGCGGAGAAGCCGCTGTCCGGTGCCTGGAACGGCGGCCCGGCCCACATCCACGGCGCGAACGGCGTCGGCGACGTCGAGCTGCCGCGGGCCGGCCGTGAGCCGCAGACCGACGAGTCGGCCGCCGACCTGCTCGTGCGGATGGCGCACGAACACGAGGGTGAGCTCCGCGTCCTCGCGATCGGGCCACTGACGAACCTGGCGCGAGCGCTGGACGTCGAGACCGCGCTGCCCTACCTCGTCGAGAGCGTCGTCGTGATGGGTGGCGCGGCCCGGGTGCCCGGCAACGTCACGCCGGTGGCCGAGGCCAACATCTTCAACGACCCGGACGCCGCCGACCGCGTGCTGTCCGCCGACTGGCCGCTCACGCTCATCCCGCTGGACGTGACGATGGAGCACCTGATCGAGGAGTCCGACCGGGCGACGCTGCTCGCCGCCGACGAACCGCTGCCCCGGGCGCTCGGCCAGATGCTCGACGTCTACTACGAGTTCTACGTCGCCACGTACGGCCGTCGCTGCGCGCCGCTTCACGATCCGCTCGCCGCGGCGGTCGCCGCCGTCGGGGCCACCCCCGTGATGGCCCCGACGGTGCAGGTCGTCGTCGACGCGACCGATGGACCCGGCCGTGGCCAGACCATCTGTGACCTGCGTGGCGAGCGCGTGGGCTACCCGGTACAGCCCACGGCCCGCGTTCGGCTGGTGCTGACGCTCGACGCCCCGTTCGGCCCCCACCTCATCGAGCGACTCACCAGCGCTTGA
- a CDS encoding FAD-dependent monooxygenase, with product MATSAPEAQVLVVGAGAVGSILALELAHHGVPSIVLDRAATPPQSADVDYLDGRSMELLRRLRLSAAIRAQGLRPDVPDEVEWSQGLDQPPVLVSSVPSLDELRGRYADVKDGSAPVELPQRVSGVRLAAELRTAVEQHPLIDLRLGWTFTGVRIEADRIVATALDRSAGATGRTTIEARYLAGCDGAQSTVRQCLDVPMAELSAPVQHCSVYFRSPELSRRFGERHPATIIVGSLTLEYRPDGDRWVGHLRMSPGDPVAADPVALLRQQLGSRLETVEVLDVTQWDDALAVARRYRLGRAFLVGESAHRFYPAGDNAATSIGDAVDLGWKLAAVVNGWGGPGLLDSYEDERRPRALIDRELVARRLETRRRFGRLAAAGASREYLAGVLRQEVEPTDDALGLALGSRYATSTVIWQEDKEAVGGRAPAVRLDDGTQLFDRLGPQFTLVDLTDDEAGRPLVLAARQRGIPMAHLVVSDRSVRASWDRSLVLVRPDQHIAWRADTAPADWNAVLDRVSGHGIP from the coding sequence ATGGCCACATCAGCGCCGGAAGCCCAGGTGCTGGTCGTAGGAGCGGGCGCGGTCGGCTCGATCCTCGCACTGGAACTGGCGCATCACGGCGTACCGAGCATCGTGCTGGACCGCGCGGCCACACCACCGCAGTCCGCCGACGTGGACTATCTGGACGGCCGCAGCATGGAACTGCTGCGCCGGCTGCGGTTGTCGGCCGCGATCCGGGCGCAGGGCCTGAGACCCGACGTCCCCGACGAGGTGGAGTGGAGTCAGGGTCTCGACCAGCCACCGGTGCTGGTCTCGTCCGTGCCGTCCCTCGACGAGCTGCGCGGACGCTACGCGGACGTGAAGGACGGCAGCGCGCCGGTGGAGCTGCCCCAGCGGGTGTCCGGGGTGCGCCTCGCCGCCGAGCTGCGGACCGCGGTCGAGCAGCACCCGCTGATCGACCTGCGGCTGGGGTGGACGTTCACCGGCGTGCGGATCGAGGCCGACCGGATCGTCGCCACCGCGCTGGACCGCAGCGCCGGTGCCACCGGCAGAACCACGATCGAGGCGCGCTACCTGGCCGGGTGCGACGGCGCGCAGAGCACGGTCCGCCAGTGTCTCGACGTCCCGATGGCGGAGCTGAGCGCTCCGGTCCAGCACTGCTCCGTGTACTTCCGCAGCCCGGAGCTGAGCCGCCGGTTCGGAGAGCGCCACCCGGCGACGATCATCGTCGGCAGCCTGACGCTGGAGTACCGGCCGGACGGCGACCGCTGGGTCGGGCACCTGCGGATGTCACCCGGTGACCCGGTCGCCGCCGATCCGGTCGCGCTGCTGCGCCAGCAGCTGGGTAGCCGGCTGGAGACCGTCGAGGTCCTGGACGTGACCCAGTGGGACGACGCGCTGGCGGTGGCTCGCCGCTACCGGCTCGGACGGGCGTTCCTGGTCGGCGAGTCGGCGCACCGGTTCTACCCGGCGGGCGACAACGCGGCGACCAGCATCGGGGACGCCGTCGACCTGGGCTGGAAGCTCGCCGCGGTGGTCAACGGCTGGGGCGGGCCCGGCCTGCTCGACAGCTACGAGGACGAGCGGCGTCCGCGGGCGCTGATCGACCGGGAGCTGGTGGCCCGCCGGCTGGAGACGCGACGGCGCTTCGGGCGGCTGGCCGCGGCCGGCGCGTCCCGCGAGTACCTGGCCGGCGTGCTCCGCCAGGAGGTCGAGCCGACCGACGACGCGCTCGGTCTGGCGCTCGGCAGCCGGTACGCCACCTCGACCGTGATCTGGCAGGAGGACAAGGAGGCCGTGGGCGGGAGGGCGCCGGCCGTGCGGCTGGACGACGGCACCCAGCTGTTCGACCGGCTCGGCCCGCAATTCACGCTGGTCGACCTCACCGACGACGAGGCGGGGCGGCCGCTGGTGCTCGCCGCGCGGCAGCGTGGGATCCCGATGGCGCACCTCGTCGTCTCCGACCGGTCGGTGCGGGCCAGCTGGGATCGGAGCCTGGTGCTCGTCCGCCCGGATCAGCACATCGCCTGGCGCGCGGACACCGCGCCCGCCGACTGGAACGCCGTGCTCGACCGGGTGAGCGGGCACGGAATCCCGTGA
- a CDS encoding ATP-binding protein, giving the protein MISVRPFPPVGRDRELDLIRRALTDTANGAGGCLVLSGPPGIGKSHLLRAAVRIARDRSMTVAPRRAFELDRAVPLITLASALRECDPPTDAFAWLPDESGHTYGTLERLRATLEARAAEQPLVVAIDDAHWTDEVSALAIRQLVPALTSSAVRWLFARRPQPADTPGQQVLDWLIREGAEELPLGGLTDAAVGELCAQVLGAEVDSTVTALAGSLGGIPLPVAQLMTSLRVTDQVVVTDGVASVVGTALPSSFVAMIRQVLDQLPVEARRMVQAASVFDRPFGVDEVARLVGVRAADVVPLVEQATVAAILVDEGRALTFVHERIRAAVYNTIGESIAVVLHREAAAIARADGRPPMEVAGHLVQGGADGNREAVELLHTAARDVADVAPSTAADLILRALAVLGEHGSGRNPLVAEAVRLLAAAGRLPEAHALGRTALRAGLDRETEALLLLGLAEAFKHAGKNQTAVDYAEQGLAHATGSDALAARLYAIRAHALFYSDDLDGADRSGELADAIGRACGEYGASVFGRTARSLVAQAVGDLNEAYGHAMEATETADRIGGEALQRHPRIWLASAYTGLDRFDDAARALERGRQESVQLGTGWSAPLWHYYGAALLTARGQLDEAAAEADAGVAVAAQLGSHQLAVPLLAMLTRLAVVRDELTAAADYLRRMHELMDTGITAAPEDVDWAEGVFAHATAGAEPALRRLTGIFDALPTRPMLIGQDPGNATTLLRIALDGGDSARAKVVVRAADGLARRNPGLPALAGAAAHTDGLLRRDLTTLRAAIGHYRRTPRHLVLATALEDAAALTGDARQAREWRREAHALATAGGAHRARRRLEEALGGPATPGRAPESPLDRLSPAERRVALLVAEGLTNHQVAQRLHLSPHTVDSHLRKIFAKLEIQGRVALAAQVNRAANNPG; this is encoded by the coding sequence GTGATCTCTGTGCGCCCGTTCCCCCCGGTCGGCCGCGACCGCGAGCTCGACCTGATCCGGCGCGCCCTCACCGATACCGCGAACGGCGCCGGCGGGTGTCTCGTCCTGAGCGGACCGCCGGGGATCGGCAAGTCCCACCTGCTGCGCGCCGCGGTCCGGATCGCCCGCGACCGGTCGATGACCGTCGCACCCCGGCGCGCGTTCGAGCTGGACCGCGCGGTACCGCTGATCACGCTGGCGTCCGCGTTACGGGAGTGCGACCCGCCGACCGACGCCTTCGCCTGGCTACCGGACGAGTCCGGCCACACGTACGGAACGCTGGAGCGGCTGCGCGCGACGCTCGAAGCGCGGGCCGCCGAGCAGCCGCTGGTCGTCGCGATCGACGACGCACACTGGACGGACGAGGTCAGCGCGCTCGCGATCCGGCAGCTGGTGCCCGCGCTGACGTCGTCGGCCGTGCGGTGGCTGTTCGCCCGGCGTCCGCAGCCGGCGGACACGCCCGGACAGCAGGTCCTGGACTGGCTGATCCGGGAGGGCGCGGAGGAACTGCCGCTCGGCGGCCTCACCGACGCCGCGGTGGGTGAGCTCTGCGCGCAGGTACTCGGTGCCGAGGTCGACAGCACGGTCACGGCGCTCGCCGGCAGCCTCGGCGGCATCCCGCTGCCGGTAGCGCAGCTGATGACGTCGCTGCGGGTGACCGACCAAGTGGTGGTCACCGACGGCGTCGCCTCGGTCGTCGGCACCGCGCTGCCGTCGAGTTTTGTCGCGATGATCCGCCAGGTCCTCGACCAGCTGCCGGTGGAGGCCCGGCGGATGGTGCAGGCCGCGTCGGTGTTCGACCGCCCGTTCGGCGTCGACGAGGTCGCCCGGCTGGTCGGTGTGCGGGCCGCCGATGTGGTGCCGCTGGTCGAGCAGGCCACCGTGGCGGCGATCCTGGTCGACGAGGGGCGCGCGCTCACGTTCGTCCACGAGCGCATCCGCGCCGCGGTGTACAACACGATCGGCGAGTCGATCGCGGTCGTGCTGCACCGGGAGGCCGCCGCGATCGCGCGCGCCGACGGCCGGCCGCCGATGGAGGTCGCCGGGCATCTCGTCCAGGGCGGGGCGGACGGCAACCGGGAAGCGGTCGAGCTGCTGCACACCGCCGCCAGAGACGTCGCCGACGTCGCACCGAGCACCGCCGCCGACCTGATCCTGCGCGCGCTCGCCGTCCTCGGTGAGCACGGGAGCGGACGCAACCCGCTGGTCGCCGAGGCCGTCCGCCTGCTGGCTGCCGCCGGACGGCTGCCCGAGGCGCACGCGCTGGGCCGGACCGCGCTGCGCGCCGGGCTGGACCGGGAGACCGAGGCGCTGCTGCTGCTCGGGCTCGCCGAGGCGTTCAAGCACGCTGGGAAGAACCAGACCGCGGTCGACTACGCCGAGCAGGGCCTGGCGCACGCCACCGGCTCGGACGCGCTGGCCGCGCGCCTGTACGCGATCCGCGCCCACGCGCTGTTCTACAGCGACGATCTGGACGGCGCCGACCGGTCCGGTGAGCTGGCCGACGCGATCGGGCGCGCCTGCGGCGAGTACGGCGCCTCGGTGTTCGGACGCACGGCCCGCAGCCTGGTCGCGCAGGCCGTCGGCGACCTGAACGAGGCGTACGGGCACGCGATGGAGGCCACCGAGACCGCCGACCGGATCGGCGGCGAGGCGCTCCAGCGCCACCCCCGGATCTGGCTGGCCAGCGCCTACACCGGGCTCGACCGCTTCGACGACGCGGCCCGCGCGCTCGAACGGGGCAGGCAGGAGTCCGTCCAGCTGGGTACCGGCTGGTCGGCGCCGCTCTGGCACTACTACGGCGCGGCGCTGCTGACCGCACGCGGCCAGCTCGACGAGGCGGCCGCCGAGGCCGACGCGGGGGTCGCGGTCGCCGCGCAGCTGGGCTCGCACCAGCTGGCGGTCCCGCTGCTCGCGATGCTGACCCGGCTGGCCGTCGTCCGCGACGAGCTGACCGCGGCCGCGGACTACCTGCGGCGGATGCACGAGTTGATGGACACCGGGATCACCGCGGCCCCCGAGGACGTCGACTGGGCCGAGGGGGTGTTCGCGCACGCCACCGCGGGCGCGGAGCCGGCGCTGCGGCGGCTGACCGGGATCTTCGACGCGCTGCCGACCCGGCCGATGCTGATCGGGCAGGACCCCGGCAACGCGACGACGCTGCTCCGGATCGCCCTGGACGGGGGCGACTCCGCCCGCGCGAAGGTCGTCGTCCGCGCCGCCGACGGCCTGGCCCGGCGCAACCCCGGCCTGCCCGCGCTGGCCGGCGCCGCTGCCCATACCGACGGCCTGCTCCGCCGCGACCTGACGACTCTGCGCGCCGCGATCGGCCACTACCGCCGGACGCCGCGCCACCTCGTGCTGGCCACCGCGCTGGAGGACGCCGCCGCGCTCACCGGCGACGCGCGGCAGGCCCGGGAGTGGCGCCGGGAAGCCCACGCGCTGGCCACCGCGGGCGGCGCGCACCGCGCGCGGCGTCGCCTGGAGGAGGCGCTGGGTGGACCGGCCACCCCCGGCCGCGCACCGGAATCACCGCTCGACCGGCTCTCCCCCGCCGAGCGCCGGGTCGCGCTCCTGGTCGCCGAAGGGCTGACCAATCACCAGGTCGCGCAGCGGCTCCATCTGTCACCGCACACCGTCGACAGCCACCTCCGCAAGATCTTCGCGAAGCTGGAGATCCAGGGCCGTGTCGCGCTCGCCGCGCAGGTGAACCGCGCGGCGAACAACCCGGGCTGA